The following coding sequences lie in one Sorghum bicolor cultivar BTx623 chromosome 6, Sorghum_bicolor_NCBIv3, whole genome shotgun sequence genomic window:
- the LOC8074004 gene encoding histone H3.2: MARTKQTARKSTGGKAPRKQLATKAARKSAPATGGVKKPHRFRPGTVALREIRKYQKSTELLIRKLPFQRLVREIAQDFKTDLRFQSSAVAALQEAAEAYLVGLFEDTNLCAIHAKRVTIMPKDIQLARRIRGERA, from the coding sequence ATGGCCCGCACGAAGCAGACGGCGCGCAAGTCCACCGGCGGCAAGGCGCCGCGGAAGCAGCTGGCGACCAAGGCGGCGCGCAAGTCGGCGCCGGCGACCGGCGGCGTGAAGAAGCCGCACCGCTTCCGCCCGGGCACCGTCGCGCTCCGCGAGATCCGCAAGTACCAGAAGAGCACGGAGCTGCTCATCCGCAAGCTCCCCTTCCAGCGCCTGGTCCGCGAGATCGCGCAGGACTTCAAGACCGACCTCCGCTTCCAGTCCTCCGCCGTCGCCGCGCTGCAGGAGGCCGCCGAGGCCTACCTGGTGGGGCTCTTCGAGGACACCAACCTCTGCGCCATCCACGCCAAGCGGGTCACCATCATGCCCAAGGACATCCAGCTCGCCCGCCGCATCCGCGGGGAGCGCGCCTAG
- the LOC8077613 gene encoding uncharacterized protein LOC8077613, which translates to MAPPPRTLPDDLIPEILLRLPPDDPAGLVRASAVCKGWRCIITDAAFPGRYRALHPTAPVLGFLHNPSNRKLPRFVSTTSFRPSDADHRRCHALDCRHGHAVFYDYGSLDPRGVLGSYVVWDPATGERHSLPDVPDVLTRPAVVCAAATEGCDDDHRGCSGGPFIVAFVGVENIPIPESHYFDAHACFYASDTGEWSVHINIHLDHGRYNLDDRPAALVGDSLYFFCRRRGYCGTGTASYAVCAEGTSSQQASGNATSCR; encoded by the coding sequence ATGGCGCCGCCTCCGCGGACTCTGCCGGACGATCTCATTCCGGaaatcctcctccgccttcctcCGGACGATCCTGCGGGGCTCGTCCGGGCCTCCGCCGTCTGCAAGGGCTGGCGCTGCATCATCACCGACGCCGCCTTCCCCGGCCGCTACCGCGCGTTGCACCCAACGGCCCCCGTGCTCGGCTTCCTCCACAACCCTAGCAACCGCAAGCTTCCCCGCTTCGTCTCCACCACGTCCTTCCGCCCTTCCGACGCCGACCATCGCCGGTGCCATGCGCTCGACTGCCGCCACGGCCACGCCGTCTTCTACGACTACGGCTCCCTCGACCCCAGGGGAGTGCTCGGCTCCTACGTCGTCTGGGACCCAGCCACCGGCGAGCGGCACAGCCTCCCCGATGTGCCGGATGTCTTGACACGCCCAGCTGTGGTCTGCGCTGCGGCCACCGAAGGCTGCGACGACGACCACCGCGGCTGCAGCGGGGGACCTTTCATCGTCGCCTTCGTCGGCGTGGAGAACATACCGATACCGGAGAGCCATTACTTCGACGCACACGCTTGTTTCTACGCGTCTGACACCGGCGAGTGGAGCGTGCACATCAACATCCACCTCGACCACGGCCGGTACAACCTCGACGATCGCCCCGCCGCGCTGGTGGGGGACTCGCTCTACTTCTTCTGCCGACGGCGGGGATACTGCGGTACCGGTACGGCCTCCTACGCCGTGTGCGCAGAAGGGACATCATCTCAGCAGGCATCAGGGAACGCGACGTCCTGTCGATGA